One Vallitalea pronyensis genomic region harbors:
- a CDS encoding polyprenyl synthetase family protein → MDFNQKRLEKQQYVDDILKQYMASSDYKYDQIIYEAMSYSLMAGGKRVRPILMLTAYEISGGQNTTEVEAFMAAMEMIHTYSLIHDDLPAMDDDDYRRGRLTCHKKFGEDIAILAGDALLNHAYEIMTEACIHREPSLIVKALLAMKEIATAAGTQGMIGGQVVDMVDKSNINLNMIEFIHLHKTSAIIEASLTAGAYLAGASEEEVEHFRSIGRCIGLAFQIQDDILDITSTTEVLGKQVGSDHKNGKATYVALKGLEASKSEVAHLMKKALEELQQLQGDRKEFLKAFILYLRNRKK, encoded by the coding sequence GTGGATTTTAATCAAAAACGACTAGAAAAACAACAGTACGTTGATGACATCTTAAAGCAATATATGGCATCAAGTGATTATAAGTACGATCAAATCATATATGAAGCAATGAGTTATAGTTTAATGGCTGGTGGTAAGCGGGTAAGACCTATTCTTATGCTGACAGCTTATGAAATAAGTGGTGGTCAGAATACGACAGAAGTAGAAGCCTTCATGGCAGCTATGGAAATGATTCACACCTATTCGCTTATACATGATGATTTACCAGCTATGGATGATGATGATTATCGAAGAGGTAGGTTAACTTGTCATAAGAAATTTGGTGAAGATATAGCCATATTAGCAGGTGACGCCCTATTGAATCATGCGTATGAAATCATGACTGAAGCTTGTATCCATAGAGAGCCTTCTCTTATCGTAAAGGCTCTATTAGCCATGAAAGAGATAGCAACTGCTGCAGGCACCCAAGGCATGATTGGTGGACAAGTTGTTGATATGGTGGATAAAAGCAACATAAATCTTAATATGATTGAATTCATTCATTTGCATAAGACATCAGCTATTATTGAGGCTTCATTAACGGCTGGAGCTTACCTTGCTGGAGCTTCTGAAGAAGAAGTGGAGCATTTTCGTTCTATTGGTCGATGTATCGGCTTAGCTTTTCAGATTCAAGATGATATATTAGATATTACCAGTACCACGGAAGTATTAGGCAAACAAGTAGGTAGTGACCACAAGAATGGAAAAGCCACTTATGTAGCCTTAAAAGGATTAGAGGCATCTAAAAGTGAGGTTGCACACTTAATGAAAAAAGCACTTGAAGAGCTTCAGCAACTACAAGGTGACCGAAAAGAATTTTTAAAAGCATTCATTCTGTACCTTAGAAACAGAAAAAAATGA